A region of Paenibacillus sp. 37 DNA encodes the following proteins:
- a CDS encoding DUF952 domain-containing protein — protein sequence MIYSIISRSLWEQVSKGTEYAPDSLETDGFIHCSTKEQIPWVAGQYYAGRTDLLLLSIDEKALKPELVYEDLYELNELYPHIYGELNLDAVRKVIPFEPNADGTFSFPE from the coding sequence ATGATCTATAGTATTATTTCCCGTTCGTTGTGGGAGCAAGTGTCAAAGGGGACTGAGTATGCACCAGATAGCCTGGAGACAGACGGATTCATTCATTGTTCCACCAAGGAACAGATCCCATGGGTAGCCGGGCAATATTATGCAGGTCGCACGGATCTGTTATTACTTAGTATTGATGAGAAGGCGTTGAAGCCGGAACTGGTGTATGAGGATCTCTACGAATTGAATGAACTATATCCACATATCTATGGAGAGCTCAATCTGGATGCGGTTCGCAAAGTCATTCCATTTGAACCGAATGCAGACGGCACATTTTCATTTCCTGAATAA
- a CDS encoding DUF2809 domain-containing protein: MKSVLIRERLIYFFAVMMTMAAGIASRHFGKRLPDWVHEHFGDACWAGMIYFGVRMVWPHLSLVWAMCLSCVFSWMIEFSQLIQTPWLIEIRSTVLGALILGHGFLVIDLIRYTVGILCMVVIDRYFLRNKMAGS, from the coding sequence TTGAAAAGCGTACTTATCAGAGAAAGGCTGATCTATTTCTTCGCAGTCATGATGACCATGGCGGCAGGAATCGCATCCAGACACTTTGGTAAACGATTGCCGGATTGGGTGCATGAACATTTCGGAGATGCATGTTGGGCGGGCATGATTTATTTCGGAGTACGCATGGTGTGGCCTCATCTCAGCTTGGTATGGGCGATGTGTTTGAGCTGTGTATTCAGCTGGATGATTGAGTTCTCGCAGTTGATCCAGACGCCTTGGCTGATTGAGATACGCTCTACCGTATTAGGTGCACTTATTTTGGGACATGGGTTTCTGGTGATCGATCTGATTCGATATACGGTCGGTATTCTGTGCATGGTTGTGATAGATCGTTATTTCCTGAGAAATAAGATGGCTGGATCATGA
- a CDS encoding GrpB family protein has product MTDPLQPENWPAWATEAVEIAPANPNWDAQAQEEIGQLKHLLQQFNIHQFEHIGSTSIPGLPAKPIIDLMAEVQSWDDMDLIADQLNPLGWNYVPPELDGREYRRFWVRVKDGKRAVHLHLMRPGEERWDRQIRFRDVLRKRPDLVEAYAVLKIKLADENKEDRESYTAAKTQFILQVLDEGV; this is encoded by the coding sequence ATGACAGATCCCTTGCAACCGGAAAACTGGCCTGCCTGGGCGACAGAGGCGGTAGAGATTGCTCCGGCCAACCCCAATTGGGATGCGCAGGCTCAGGAAGAAATCGGACAACTTAAACACCTTCTACAGCAGTTTAATATCCATCAATTCGAACATATCGGAAGTACGTCCATTCCAGGGTTACCCGCCAAGCCCATTATTGATCTGATGGCAGAGGTACAGTCATGGGACGACATGGATCTGATTGCGGATCAGCTGAATCCGTTGGGCTGGAACTACGTTCCGCCTGAACTGGATGGGAGGGAGTACAGACGATTCTGGGTCAGGGTTAAGGATGGCAAGAGAGCTGTACACCTTCATCTGATGCGCCCGGGAGAAGAACGCTGGGATCGTCAAATTCGGTTTCGGGATGTGCTGAGAAAACGCCCAGATCTGGTGGAAGCTTACGCCGTCCTGAAGATAAAGCTTGCTGATGAGAACAAGGAAGATAGGGAATCGTATACCGCTGCCAAAACGCAATTTATTTTACAAGTGCTCGATGAAGGCGTGTGA
- a CDS encoding LamB/YcsF family protein, which yields MNTSKTLDINCDLGESYGIYRTLSDEAILPLITSANIACGFHAGDPATMRLTVERALEHQVAIGAHPGLPDLQGFGRRRMDITPREAYDMVVYQIGALDAFVNASGGHMHHVKPHGALYNMAAEDTKLAEAIVEAIYRVQPDLYLYGLAGSELIRAADRIGMRSVSEVFADRTYGADGKLTPRSQAGALIEESGQAIAQVLQMVKDGVVVSTDGTLVPIKAETVCIHGDGANALEFAQEIRRVLESEGIKLSAHTTG from the coding sequence ATGAATACCTCGAAAACCTTGGATATCAATTGTGATCTGGGCGAAAGTTATGGTATATATCGCACTCTATCCGATGAGGCCATTCTACCCTTGATTACATCAGCCAATATTGCCTGCGGGTTTCATGCAGGAGACCCGGCTACAATGCGGCTGACGGTGGAGAGGGCATTGGAGCATCAGGTTGCGATTGGAGCCCACCCCGGGTTGCCGGATTTGCAAGGGTTTGGCAGAAGACGTATGGACATTACGCCACGGGAAGCATATGACATGGTGGTGTATCAGATTGGTGCGCTGGATGCCTTTGTCAATGCAAGTGGGGGGCACATGCATCACGTAAAACCACATGGTGCTTTATACAATATGGCCGCAGAAGATACGAAGCTTGCTGAAGCCATTGTGGAGGCAATCTATCGAGTACAGCCTGATCTGTATTTGTATGGTCTGGCGGGCAGTGAGCTGATTCGCGCTGCGGATCGCATCGGTATGCGCAGTGTGAGCGAGGTGTTTGCGGATCGAACCTATGGGGCGGATGGTAAGCTTACCCCTCGCAGCCAAGCTGGGGCCCTCATTGAAGAATCGGGACAAGCGATTGCTCAAGTGCTCCAGATGGTAAAAGACGGCGTAGTTGTATCCACAGATGGTACGTTGGTTCCCATTAAGGCAGAGACAGTCTGTATCCACGGTGATGGAGCGAACGCGTTGGAATTTGCTCAAGAAATTCGTCGTGTGCTGGAATCGGAAGGCATTAAATTATCTGCGCATACCACGGGATGA
- the pxpB gene encoding 5-oxoprolinase subunit PxpB: MTGLTYAWTEEILSPLGETAVIIHCGDQLSDAVQRRVMSVCALLEKSTLSAMIEWVPSYTSVTVFYDPFISPYPQLCRTLLHLLNQMKESVQDKPRTVTIPVCYGGEWGPDLDYVASEHRLTAEDVIAIHTSGDYLVHMIGFAPGFPYLGGLSEQIATPRRATPRLRVEAGTVGIGGKQTGIYPVDTPGGWQCIGRTPLRLFRPEENVPSLLAAGDRVRFEQITMQDYLALKRKEGER, translated from the coding sequence ATGACCGGATTGACGTATGCATGGACGGAAGAGATTTTATCTCCGCTGGGTGAGACAGCAGTTATCATCCATTGCGGGGATCAATTGTCTGACGCGGTGCAGCGCAGAGTGATGTCTGTATGTGCTTTGCTGGAAAAGAGCACTCTGTCAGCCATGATCGAATGGGTGCCTTCATATACGTCCGTTACAGTATTTTACGATCCGTTTATCTCCCCTTATCCCCAGTTATGCCGCACTCTGCTTCATCTGTTGAATCAAATGAAGGAATCCGTCCAAGACAAACCCAGAACGGTCACGATTCCCGTATGTTATGGTGGCGAGTGGGGGCCTGATCTGGACTACGTTGCCAGTGAACATAGACTGACCGCAGAGGACGTTATTGCGATTCATACATCCGGGGATTATCTCGTACATATGATAGGATTCGCACCGGGTTTTCCGTATCTCGGCGGGTTGTCTGAACAGATTGCTACGCCCAGACGGGCAACGCCAAGGCTTCGGGTTGAGGCGGGTACAGTAGGTATTGGTGGCAAACAGACGGGAATCTATCCGGTGGATACACCCGGGGGGTGGCAATGTATTGGACGAACGCCACTCCGGTTGTTTCGGCCGGAAGAGAACGTACCGAGTTTGCTGGCAGCAGGTGATCGGGTTCGATTTGAACAGATTACGATGCAGGACTATCTGGCGTTGAAGCGGAAGGAGGGCGAACGATGA
- a CDS encoding Ig-like domain-containing protein: protein MNRIKLALRGILALIMALTVLVPSLALAATGDVKSIEITNSSPQKMSVSETAALQVMATVEGFDNKQDVTEGVTWSTSNAAVAKMVKGKVKAVAAGEATIFAEVDGAKAQLVVQVQEKIKSIKASPKSYSFVKGSESTLPKVSITRANGKEEDVTSEIVWSVSTSSAVLENGKIKGVTPGRVLLQGKYGTTIVKVPVAVTDEITKVEVTPATMQLNIKKSKALKVIGTYANGKTINLSKQIIWTSSNTNVAVVKNGTVKTLTEGQATLTGTYQNQTIKAEVTVVPLLKKLITGQKKLVLSPQGSTTLSVMAQYDTGKTIVVTNSAVWSSTKPGVATVTNGKIVAVGKGKTSITAKWGNKKVTIPVTVK, encoded by the coding sequence ATGAATAGAATCAAATTGGCGCTTCGAGGCATACTTGCTCTAATTATGGCATTAACCGTACTGGTCCCTTCGTTGGCCTTGGCGGCTACTGGTGACGTGAAATCGATTGAAATAACCAATAGCAGCCCGCAGAAGATGAGTGTTTCCGAAACAGCTGCGCTTCAGGTGATGGCAACGGTAGAAGGTTTTGATAACAAACAGGATGTTACCGAAGGTGTGACTTGGTCCACCAGTAATGCAGCGGTTGCGAAGATGGTGAAAGGCAAAGTCAAGGCTGTGGCCGCAGGCGAAGCAACGATTTTTGCAGAGGTAGATGGGGCAAAAGCCCAGTTGGTTGTCCAAGTGCAGGAGAAGATCAAAAGCATCAAAGCTTCACCGAAATCCTACAGTTTTGTTAAAGGCAGTGAAAGCACCCTTCCGAAAGTAAGTATTACCCGTGCGAACGGCAAGGAAGAGGATGTGACGTCTGAGATTGTGTGGTCCGTATCCACTTCTTCGGCTGTGCTGGAAAACGGTAAAATCAAAGGCGTTACACCCGGCAGAGTTTTGCTGCAAGGTAAGTACGGAACAACGATTGTAAAAGTTCCTGTTGCCGTGACGGATGAGATTACCAAAGTTGAAGTCACTCCTGCCACAATGCAGCTGAACATCAAGAAGTCCAAAGCGTTGAAGGTCATCGGGACCTACGCGAATGGCAAAACGATCAACCTTTCGAAACAAATCATATGGACCTCTTCCAACACAAATGTAGCTGTCGTGAAAAATGGAACCGTTAAGACGCTGACCGAGGGACAAGCAACCTTGACAGGAACTTATCAAAATCAGACAATAAAGGCAGAGGTTACCGTTGTACCTTTGCTCAAAAAGCTGATTACAGGCCAGAAAAAACTGGTTTTGTCCCCACAGGGAAGCACAACACTGAGTGTGATGGCCCAGTATGATACGGGTAAAACCATTGTTGTGACGAACAGCGCGGTATGGAGCAGCACAAAGCCGGGCGTAGCGACAGTAACAAATGGCAAGATCGTGGCTGTAGGCAAAGGTAAAACGTCTATCACGGCCAAGTGGGGCAATAAAAAAGTGACGATCCCTGTTACGGTAAAATAA
- a CDS encoding biotin-dependent carboxyltransferase family protein: MSIEVIRPGLLSTVQDEGRTGYRRYGIHPGGVMDTFAARAANMLVGNSRHAAVLEMTMTGPELRFQESQLVSLCGADLTATVDHLPVPLWRPVLVRAGSVLKFGQCRHGLRGYLAIAGGITVPEVMGSRSTDLKTGLGGMDGRALRIGDLLSNGELSVEARVWMQRMEQQVKESERDHRILAPAWLLSERERPDYYGQPVIRVMESKDSSLFSEASLGQFYAEKYVISPQSDRMGYRLQGSRLELNQPLDRLSEAVTYGTVQVPPDGQPIILMADHQTIGGYPVIAQVARVDMPILAQARPGTQIFFKKITHDQAGQLYMEQENNMQLIDKLIRRRIAEMGGAS, translated from the coding sequence ATGAGTATTGAAGTGATTCGCCCCGGTCTGTTATCTACCGTTCAGGATGAAGGCAGAACCGGGTATCGCCGATATGGTATTCATCCTGGCGGGGTCATGGACACCTTTGCAGCCAGAGCAGCCAATATGCTTGTGGGCAACTCCCGACATGCGGCAGTGCTGGAGATGACGATGACGGGGCCGGAGCTTCGATTTCAGGAGAGCCAGCTAGTCTCATTATGTGGAGCCGATCTGACGGCAACGGTGGATCATCTGCCTGTACCTTTGTGGCGTCCTGTGCTGGTGCGGGCTGGAAGTGTACTGAAGTTTGGTCAATGTCGTCATGGTTTGCGTGGATATCTGGCGATTGCGGGTGGAATAACTGTGCCTGAAGTGATGGGCAGTCGAAGTACAGACCTCAAGACAGGTCTTGGCGGTATGGATGGGCGAGCCTTGCGCATAGGGGATCTATTATCCAATGGTGAACTTTCTGTCGAAGCGCGAGTATGGATGCAGCGTATGGAGCAGCAGGTAAAGGAGAGTGAGCGGGACCACCGAATATTGGCGCCTGCGTGGCTTTTATCTGAACGTGAAAGACCTGACTATTATGGGCAACCTGTTATTCGTGTGATGGAGAGTAAAGATAGTTCGCTGTTCAGCGAGGCAAGTCTGGGACAATTTTATGCGGAAAAATACGTGATCTCTCCGCAATCCGATCGGATGGGCTATCGCTTGCAAGGCTCCAGACTGGAGCTGAATCAGCCGCTGGATCGGCTGTCTGAAGCTGTTACCTATGGCACGGTGCAGGTGCCACCTGATGGTCAACCCATCATCTTAATGGCAGATCATCAGACGATCGGAGGTTATCCTGTCATTGCACAGGTAGCTCGGGTGGATATGCCAATCCTGGCTCAGGCTAGGCCAGGAACCCAAATTTTTTTTAAGAAGATTACGCATGATCAAGCCGGACAGTTGTATATGGAACAGGAAAACAATATGCAACTCATAGATAAGCTGATACGCAGAAGAATTGCAGAAATGGGGGGAGCTTCATGA
- a CDS encoding NUDIX domain-containing protein produces the protein MKPIRNSAKAVIVQDGRLLVIRLEDQYGTAYVFPGGGQEKGEELKDAVARECLEEIGQAVNVGELLHIREYIGKNHEFAEWDADIHQVEFYFACSLIDPEATVFEGSNPDDHQVAVEWIALEELSQVRLYPKTIGELLLKSDSSSIYLGDLN, from the coding sequence ATGAAACCCATACGCAACTCGGCAAAGGCTGTCATTGTGCAGGATGGACGATTGCTGGTCATCCGGCTGGAAGACCAATATGGTACCGCTTATGTGTTCCCCGGTGGAGGACAGGAGAAAGGTGAAGAACTCAAGGATGCGGTCGCACGCGAATGTCTGGAGGAGATTGGTCAGGCCGTGAACGTGGGAGAGCTGTTACATATCCGGGAGTATATCGGTAAAAATCATGAATTCGCCGAGTGGGATGCAGACATCCACCAGGTTGAATTTTATTTTGCATGCAGCCTGATAGATCCGGAGGCAACCGTTTTTGAAGGCTCCAATCCAGACGACCACCAAGTCGCCGTGGAATGGATTGCGCTGGAAGAGCTGTCGCAGGTTCGTTTATATCCAAAAACTATAGGTGAGCTGCTGCTTAAATCGGATTCTTCATCAATATATCTTGGAGATCTGAATTAG
- the serS gene encoding serine--tRNA ligase produces the protein MLEMKWIRAHADEVQAAADGKKIKINIRTLLKRDEERRALLQESEEGRRLRNTLSADIGRLMQAGNREEAEGLRAQVKQINEQLEHVEAKLAPVQEEVTKLQWLVPNIVSTDTPKGTSDADNVELRRVGEVPTFEYNTKDHVELGELHDLIDIPRGVKIGGTRSYVLKGAGLLLHRAVQQLALDLLLKHGFTPMEVPLMVREDALVNTGFFPTGRDQVYELEGENKWLVGTSEVPLVSYYADEIVDVQEPVKLAAISTCFRSEVGSGGRDVRGLYRVHQFAKVEQVILCAPDAEESERMLQEITGHAEELLQLLELPYRVVAVCTGDMSQKTYKQYDIETWMPSRDAYGETHSSSNLHDFQARRSNIRCLDAEGKLAYCHTLNNTAVASPRILIPLLENHQQEDGSIRIPVALRPYMGGAESLILPEQDEVK, from the coding sequence ATGTTGGAAATGAAGTGGATTCGTGCACATGCGGATGAGGTTCAGGCCGCAGCAGACGGGAAAAAAATCAAGATTAACATTCGCACATTGCTGAAGCGGGATGAGGAACGCAGAGCGCTTTTGCAGGAATCGGAAGAAGGACGCAGATTACGCAATACGTTATCCGCAGACATTGGCAGACTCATGCAAGCCGGGAATCGGGAAGAGGCCGAGGGTTTGCGTGCTCAGGTGAAACAGATCAATGAACAGTTGGAACACGTGGAAGCGAAGCTTGCCCCTGTGCAGGAGGAAGTAACGAAGCTGCAATGGCTGGTACCGAATATCGTATCCACGGATACCCCGAAAGGCACGTCGGATGCGGATAATGTGGAGCTGCGACGTGTGGGAGAGGTGCCAACGTTCGAGTATAACACCAAAGATCACGTGGAACTTGGGGAGTTGCATGATCTGATCGATATTCCCCGTGGCGTTAAGATTGGTGGTACGCGAAGTTATGTATTGAAAGGCGCTGGCCTTCTGCTGCATCGGGCAGTACAGCAACTTGCGCTGGATTTGCTGCTGAAACACGGGTTTACACCGATGGAGGTTCCGCTGATGGTCAGGGAGGATGCGCTGGTGAACACCGGATTCTTCCCAACCGGTCGAGATCAGGTCTATGAACTCGAAGGGGAGAACAAGTGGCTGGTGGGAACTTCTGAAGTGCCGCTGGTCTCGTATTATGCGGATGAGATTGTCGATGTTCAAGAGCCTGTGAAGCTGGCCGCGATATCGACGTGTTTCCGCAGTGAAGTTGGCTCCGGCGGACGTGATGTACGCGGATTGTATCGTGTGCACCAATTTGCCAAAGTTGAGCAGGTCATTCTCTGTGCCCCTGATGCGGAAGAATCGGAGCGTATGTTGCAAGAGATTACGGGACACGCTGAGGAATTGCTGCAATTACTGGAACTGCCGTATCGTGTTGTCGCTGTATGTACCGGAGATATGTCGCAGAAAACGTACAAACAGTATGATATCGAGACTTGGATGCCAAGCCGCGATGCATATGGAGAAACGCATTCGTCGTCGAATCTGCATGATTTTCAGGCTCGCCGTTCGAACATTCGTTGCCTGGATGCCGAAGGCAAGTTGGCCTATTGTCACACGCTGAATAATACGGCTGTGGCATCGCCGCGTATTCTGATTCCTTTGCTTGAGAATCATCAGCAGGAGGATGGAAGCATTCGAATTCCGGTAGCCCTGCGGCCCTATATGGGCGGCGCGGAGAGCTTGATTTTGCCAGAGCAGGATGAAGTGAAGTAG
- a CDS encoding GNAT family N-acetyltransferase, whose translation MNVEKLFAESPEFETQRLKLRRLAMDDLDEYYAFASDPQVSQQSLWNCHETVEDSIQYIQRVLDNYERKTVYIWAFVLKETGTLIGRGGIFHLNDSMQSAELGYAIASSQWGKGLAAEAMQPIVNYCFRELDCNRLEGKCNAGNIGSARVMEKLGMSYEGLLRKQLKIKGVFTDQKLYSRIRDDL comes from the coding sequence ATGAATGTAGAAAAACTTTTTGCCGAATCGCCCGAATTCGAAACACAGCGGTTAAAGCTGAGGCGGCTTGCGATGGATGATCTTGATGAGTATTATGCATTTGCCTCTGATCCCCAAGTGAGTCAGCAAAGCTTATGGAACTGCCATGAGACGGTAGAGGATTCCATTCAATATATTCAGCGGGTACTGGATAATTATGAACGGAAAACGGTCTATATCTGGGCTTTTGTCCTGAAGGAAACAGGGACGTTAATCGGGAGGGGTGGCATTTTTCATCTCAACGATTCTATGCAGAGTGCTGAACTAGGGTACGCGATAGCCAGCAGTCAATGGGGCAAAGGTCTCGCAGCAGAAGCGATGCAACCCATTGTGAATTATTGCTTTCGGGAACTGGACTGCAATCGACTGGAAGGGAAATGTAATGCAGGCAACATAGGCTCTGCACGCGTAATGGAGAAGCTGGGTATGTCGTACGAAGGTTTACTACGCAAACAGTTGAAGATCAAAGGTGTATTTACGGATCAAAAATTGTACTCCCGTATCCGGGATGATCTATAA
- a CDS encoding DUF2785 domain-containing protein: MDALTLKQKLQHIQSSNHSIDHEEEPYALALHMMKHIGSTDPVLRDELIYVTFATWIGQGVFSEDQLRHVLQLALDDQHLFYGIGEQGTDSVFTRTFSVLLLPPILNVDRQRPFLDKEDIAGIHHRLTTYLVCEKDVRGYVDDKGWAHAPAHAADAVEDLVQSPYLEQADLLELLHALTVKITESSVVYIHDEDQRIVHAVMTILRRNLLEQKDITVWIDTLHQGDQVVNRSLLETSHRNLNVRLFLQTLYLAIRTEEDEPFPAVRSLVLQALERDQ, from the coding sequence ATGGATGCTCTGACGTTAAAACAAAAATTACAGCATATTCAGTCGTCTAATCATTCCATTGATCACGAGGAAGAGCCTTACGCATTGGCACTGCATATGATGAAGCATATTGGTAGTACTGACCCTGTCCTGCGGGATGAATTGATCTATGTTACGTTTGCAACCTGGATTGGACAGGGTGTATTTTCGGAAGATCAGCTAAGGCATGTATTACAGTTGGCACTGGACGATCAGCACCTGTTCTATGGGATCGGAGAGCAGGGAACGGATAGTGTGTTTACGCGGACGTTCTCCGTATTGTTACTGCCTCCCATTCTGAATGTGGATCGTCAGCGACCTTTCCTGGACAAAGAGGATATCGCAGGGATTCACCATCGGTTGACTACATATCTGGTATGTGAAAAGGATGTTCGCGGCTACGTCGACGATAAGGGTTGGGCGCATGCCCCGGCACACGCGGCGGACGCAGTTGAAGATCTGGTCCAGTCGCCCTATCTGGAGCAGGCGGATCTGTTGGAACTTCTGCATGCACTCACTGTGAAAATAACCGAATCAAGTGTAGTTTACATCCATGATGAGGATCAGCGAATAGTGCATGCCGTAATGACCATTCTGCGTCGCAATCTGTTGGAACAAAAGGATATTACGGTATGGATCGATACCCTTCATCAAGGAGATCAGGTGGTGAACAGATCACTTCTGGAAACCAGTCATAGGAACCTGAATGTGCGTCTGTTTTTGCAGACACTGTATCTTGCGATACGGACAGAAGAAGACGAGCCGTTTCCGGCGGTTCGTTCACTGGTACTACAGGCACTGGAGAGAGATCAATAA
- a CDS encoding MFS transporter codes for MKKLLWIGCLSYFLIGLAHVVLGSILPVALEHYGKDYSQGGTLIFAQFAGFLGGVLLSPWLNRRFGKRGGLLIATALLCIAELSYMLLPPWGWMFVIAPAAGFGFGMVEAVIGTIIIAAIKDNTAVAMSRLEVLFGIGAMVMPLMASGLIAAGYWRLSFLVVAICAALTFVFWAKGSFGELDQVLDRRGSNHRSVHTHTAGASDELHSAATSTSGPTFRGRNLTLLVLFVLFFFLYVGTEMSLANFMPAILIEKMNMKEAGAALSVTCFWIAMSVGRLFAGYIAEKFQYRVYVLYSCLASVLLLMVFPFTNQIWSAFLIILLLGLAMSGIFSIALVFASKLLPGTEESTPSILIASGGVGGAILPLITGWSLDHLEVNQSAWMLAIFAVGLLVISLITYQWQNKHVVDSAT; via the coding sequence ATGAAAAAATTACTATGGATCGGGTGTCTCTCCTACTTCCTGATTGGACTTGCCCACGTTGTGCTCGGTTCCATTCTGCCCGTTGCACTTGAACATTACGGCAAAGATTATAGCCAGGGCGGGACATTGATCTTTGCTCAATTTGCCGGATTCCTGGGCGGTGTATTGTTATCTCCATGGCTGAACCGACGCTTCGGTAAAAGGGGAGGCTTGTTAATCGCCACAGCGTTGCTCTGTATTGCAGAATTATCCTACATGCTGCTGCCACCATGGGGCTGGATGTTCGTCATCGCACCCGCTGCCGGCTTCGGATTCGGAATGGTTGAAGCGGTTATTGGGACCATTATCATCGCTGCAATCAAAGACAATACGGCCGTTGCCATGAGCCGACTGGAAGTGTTATTCGGGATCGGAGCGATGGTCATGCCGCTCATGGCCAGCGGACTGATTGCTGCCGGATACTGGCGTCTGTCCTTTCTCGTTGTTGCAATCTGCGCAGCGCTGACCTTTGTTTTCTGGGCGAAAGGATCATTCGGTGAGCTGGATCAGGTGCTGGATCGGCGGGGGTCAAATCATCGTTCGGTACATACGCACACTGCTGGTGCTTCAGATGAACTGCATTCCGCAGCTACCAGTACATCCGGTCCAACCTTTCGCGGACGTAACCTGACTCTTCTGGTTCTATTCGTCCTGTTCTTCTTCCTTTATGTTGGCACCGAGATGAGTCTTGCGAACTTCATGCCAGCGATCCTGATTGAGAAAATGAACATGAAGGAAGCCGGAGCAGCACTGAGTGTTACCTGCTTCTGGATTGCCATGTCTGTAGGACGGCTCTTCGCGGGATATATCGCAGAGAAATTCCAATACCGCGTCTATGTGCTTTATAGTTGTCTCGCATCTGTGCTTTTGTTAATGGTGTTTCCATTTACTAACCAAATATGGTCTGCATTTCTCATTATCTTACTACTCGGACTTGCGATGTCAGGCATCTTCTCCATTGCCCTTGTCTTCGCCAGCAAACTGCTACCCGGAACTGAAGAATCCACACCCAGCATTTTGATTGCCTCAGGTGGGGTCGGCGGTGCCATTCTGCCTTTGATCACGGGATGGAGTCTTGATCATCTGGAGGTTAATCAGTCTGCATGGATGCTTGCCATCTTTGCAGTTGGCCTGCTTGTCATTAGTTTGATCACGTACCAGTGGCAGAACAAACATGTGGTCGATTCAGCGACTTAA
- a CDS encoding DUF1572 family protein, whose amino-acid sequence MDMNQVFLETAEKQFLYYKQLGEKAMAQLESEQLFQSWNEDANSIAVIVKHLWGNMLSRWTDVLTTDGEKPWRERDAEFVNDLTSREELLAKWEEGWNCLLEAIRSFNPEQLSHIIYIRNEGHTVMEAIIRQLAHYPYHVGQIVFTAKMLKETAWDSLSIPRNGSSQYNGGKFAKPKARKHFTEDELHIEKGEEQQ is encoded by the coding sequence ATGGATATGAATCAGGTTTTTCTAGAGACAGCGGAGAAACAATTCCTGTATTACAAGCAGCTCGGGGAAAAAGCCATGGCACAACTGGAGTCCGAGCAATTGTTTCAATCCTGGAATGAAGACGCGAACAGCATTGCGGTAATCGTAAAACATCTATGGGGCAATATGCTGTCCCGTTGGACGGATGTACTGACAACAGATGGTGAGAAACCGTGGCGTGAGCGAGATGCTGAATTTGTGAATGATCTTACATCCCGGGAAGAGTTGCTTGCTAAATGGGAAGAAGGCTGGAATTGTCTACTCGAAGCCATTCGTTCGTTTAACCCGGAACAATTGTCTCATATCATATACATTCGCAATGAAGGACACACCGTCATGGAGGCAATTATCCGGCAATTGGCGCATTATCCGTATCATGTCGGACAGATTGTATTTACCGCGAAAATGCTTAAAGAAACAGCTTGGGACAGTCTCTCCATTCCGAGAAACGGGTCTTCTCAATATAATGGGGGCAAATTTGCCAAGCCGAAGGCACGCAAACATTTTACAGAAGATGAACTTCATATCGAAAAAGGTGAGGAACAACAATGA
- a CDS encoding histidine phosphatase family protein has protein sequence MTQIALIRHGSTAWNKEKRSQGQTDNPLDQDGREQAVLLAARLAEESWDAIYASDLERASETARIIGDRLGIQEIHLDPRLREMGGGQVEGTTEEERLAKWGADWSTLDLGRELADAGTVRGSAVLEDIVQQHPDGRVIVVSHGAVLRNTLRGLVPELDISVKLSNTSITRIAKNENAWQCELYNCSVHLDSSRES, from the coding sequence ATGACTCAAATTGCATTGATTCGCCATGGAAGCACAGCGTGGAATAAGGAAAAACGTTCGCAGGGCCAGACGGATAATCCGCTGGATCAGGATGGCAGGGAACAGGCCGTTTTACTTGCTGCGAGACTGGCCGAAGAATCCTGGGATGCCATCTATGCAAGTGACTTGGAACGTGCAAGTGAGACGGCTCGCATCATTGGTGATCGCTTGGGTATTCAGGAGATTCATCTGGACCCTAGACTTCGCGAGATGGGTGGAGGACAGGTCGAAGGAACGACGGAAGAGGAACGGTTAGCCAAGTGGGGAGCGGATTGGAGTACTCTGGATCTGGGACGTGAGCTTGCAGATGCAGGGACTGTTCGAGGCAGTGCGGTGCTTGAAGATATTGTACAGCAGCACCCCGATGGAAGAGTGATTGTTGTCAGTCACGGGGCCGTCCTGCGGAATACACTGCGAGGTCTGGTGCCTGAACTGGATATCAGCGTGAAACTGTCCAACACATCCATTACCCGGATCGCCAAGAATGAGAATGCGTGGCAATGCGAACTGTACAATTGCAGCGTGCATTTGGATTCGTCCAGGGAGTCTTAA